The proteins below come from a single Metarhizium brunneum chromosome 1, complete sequence genomic window:
- the IVY1 gene encoding Protein IVY1, with product MPSPNPSRPPSPTPSQLPPVPGSPVYSIASTANPLSSFNLPLPPAPRPSHAVLTKQDLESSHLAYADLVASAKSYRLALATLSTAASSFAAALESCARLKESRAEPIGHHAAGAAMTASFTTAKGACTADTLLSASGVHHLIANHHQILSETVYRSFEVPLLHDLDKWQTVIDDEEETYQARIKAQSREVKRLEKEGLKLHRQRRRDVARFRAHLVDLTRKLDGLTTLHADHARALLRESQDTSARIVDASCSLVRAEVDIFESLARKGWTGGGLDDLLDKGVDLFAAEDAGGHAAAPGAADASATLFSILPPRSILADSASDAAARPAHGRGDSLLMESERYQSLAALATEQSQRHNGVGAGAGDADSVFSADFNRPRGARPFSPQPIRRVPADVTFESLGAVEEPPADAPRDGEHERQPDEQRGEHDDDDATRGRTRSSSDLTRERHPSQEEEEETAADTWEDS from the coding sequence ATGCCCTCCCCCAACCCCTCGCGtccgccctcgccgacgccgtcccaGCTCCCCCCCGTGCCCGGCTCGCCCGTCTACTCCATCGCATCGACGGCCAACCCGCTCTCCAGCTTCAACCTCCCGCTCCCGCCCGCGCCGCGGCCCTCGCACGCCGTCCTCACCAAGCAAGACCTCGAATCCTCCCACCTCGCCTACGCGGACCTCGTCGCCTCGGCCAAGTCGTaccgcctcgccctcgcgACCCTCTCCACGGCCGCCTCGTCCTTTGCCGCGGCCCTCGAATCCTGCGCCCGCCTCAAGGAGTCGCGCGCCGAGCCCATCGGCcaccacgccgccggcgccgccatgaCGGCCAGCTTCACCACCGCCAAGGGCGCCTGCACCGCCGACACGCTCCTCTCCGCCTCGGGCGTGCACCACCTcatcgccaaccaccaccagatCCTGTCCGAGACCGTCTACCGCTCCTTCGAGGTGCCCCTCCTGCACGACCTGGACAAGTGGCAGAccgtcatcgacgacgaggaggagacgTACCAGGCCCGCATCAAGGCCCAGAGCAGAGAGGTCAAGCGCCTGGAGAAGGAGGGCCTGAAGCTGcaccgccagcgccgccgcgACGTCGCCCGCTTCCGCGCCCACCTGGTCGACCTCACGCGCAAGCTGGACGGCCTGACCACCCTGCACGCCGACCACGCCCGCGCCCTGCTCCGCGAGAGCCAGGACACGAGCGCCCGCATCGTCGACGCGAGCTGCAGCCTGGTCCGCGCCGAGGTCGACATCTTCGAGAGCCTGGCGCGCAAGGGCTGgaccggcggcggcctcgacgacctgCTCGACAAGGGCGTCGACCtcttcgccgccgaggacgcgggcggccacgccgccgccccggGGGCCGCAGACGCCTCCGCCACCCTCTTCTCCATCCTGCCGCCCAGGAGCATCCTGGCCGACTCGGCgtccgacgccgccgcgcgCCCGGCCCACGGGAGGGGCGACAGCCTGCTGATGGAGTCGGAGCGGTACCAGTCCCTCGCGGCGCTGGCCACGGAGCAGAGCCAGAGGCACAACGGCGTCGGGGCCGGCGCCGGAGACGCGGACAGCGTGTTTTCCGCCGATTTTAACCGACCGCGCGGCGCGAGGCCCTTCTCGCCGCAGCCGATACGCCGGGTCCCCGCCGACGTGACGTTTGAGTCGCTCGGCGCCGTGGAGGAGCCGCCCGCGGACGCGCCCAGGGACGGCGAGCATGAGCGGCAGCCCGACGAGCAGAGGGGCGagcacgacgacgacgacgcgacCAGGGGACGCACGAGGTCGAGTTCAGACTTGACAAGGGAGAGGCACCCCAgccaagaggaggaggaggagactGCGGCAGACACGTGGGAGGATTCGTGA